A region of Plantactinospora sp. BC1 DNA encodes the following proteins:
- a CDS encoding ATP/GTP-binding protein encodes MDSGLSDQGTAKRRIPLALKILIAGGFGVGKTTLVGAVSEIRPLQTEEVLTDAGAGTDDLYGVEGKQTTTVAMDFGRITINPDLQVYLFGTPGQDRFWFLWDELAFGALGAVVLADTRRLADCFPSVDYFERRGIPFVVGVNCFDGAKRFGPEAVRSALDLDADVPVVLCDARSRQSGKVVLVALVEHVAARRAERVSAN; translated from the coding sequence ATGGACTCCGGGCTCTCTGACCAGGGGACGGCGAAGCGGCGCATCCCGCTCGCGCTGAAGATCCTGATTGCCGGCGGCTTCGGCGTCGGCAAGACGACCCTGGTGGGCGCGGTGAGCGAGATCCGCCCGTTGCAGACCGAGGAGGTGCTCACCGACGCCGGTGCCGGCACCGACGACCTCTACGGCGTGGAGGGCAAGCAGACCACCACCGTCGCGATGGACTTCGGCCGGATCACCATCAACCCCGATCTCCAGGTCTATCTCTTCGGTACGCCGGGGCAGGACCGGTTCTGGTTCCTCTGGGACGAGTTGGCGTTCGGCGCGCTCGGCGCGGTGGTGCTCGCCGACACCCGTCGGCTCGCCGACTGCTTTCCGTCGGTCGACTACTTCGAGCGCCGGGGGATCCCGTTCGTGGTCGGGGTCAACTGCTTCGACGGGGCGAAGCGGTTCGGTCCCGAGGCGGTGCGCAGCGCGCTCGACCTGGACGCGGACGTGCCGGTGGTGCTCTGCGACGCGCGGAGCCGGCAGTCCGGCAAGGTGGTGCTGGTCGCCCTGGTGGAGCACGTCGCCGCCCGCCGCGCCGAGCGGGTCTCGGCGAACTGA
- a CDS encoding GntR family transcriptional regulator yields MNGLLRPARRTTLADDVYESVRALVMDHAVAPGERINIDALARRLEVSPTPVREALARLESDGLVRKRPLAGYTAAPLLSRTEFDELVEMRLVLETASVRRLAERFAGQPGADTADAPAGPTGELAELRREAELPDQTPGTEGFAAIAAFTAQDARFHHLLAERSGNRMLHAAVVRLRAHLHLFRLHFPTAHYGTSTREHLRIVDAIGTGDPDAAGTAMRDHLLAAADRHLPFFEGTRCG; encoded by the coding sequence GTGAACGGGTTGCTCCGACCGGCTCGCCGGACCACCCTCGCCGACGACGTCTACGAGTCGGTACGCGCCCTCGTGATGGACCATGCCGTGGCTCCCGGCGAGCGGATCAACATCGACGCGCTGGCCCGCCGGCTCGAGGTCTCGCCGACCCCGGTCCGCGAGGCCCTGGCCCGGCTGGAGTCCGACGGACTGGTCCGGAAGCGGCCGCTGGCCGGCTACACCGCCGCCCCGCTGCTCAGCCGGACCGAGTTCGACGAGCTGGTGGAGATGCGGCTGGTCCTGGAGACCGCTTCGGTGCGGCGGCTGGCCGAACGCTTCGCCGGACAGCCCGGCGCCGACACCGCCGACGCCCCGGCCGGGCCCACCGGCGAACTGGCCGAACTCCGCCGCGAGGCCGAGCTGCCCGACCAGACACCCGGGACCGAGGGCTTCGCCGCGATCGCCGCCTTCACCGCCCAGGACGCCCGCTTCCACCACCTGCTCGCCGAACGGTCCGGCAACCGGATGCTGCACGCGGCCGTGGTCCGGCTCCGCGCCCACCTGCACCTGTTCCGGCTGCACTTCCCCACCGCGCACTACGGGACCAGCACCCGGGAGCACCTGCGGATCGTCGACGCGATCGGCACCGGTGACCCGGACGCCGCCGGCACCGCCATGCGCGACCACCTGCTCGCCGCCGCCGACCGGCACCTGCCGTTCTTCGAAGGAACCCGATGCGGATAG
- a CDS encoding MarR family winged helix-turn-helix transcriptional regulator: protein MAESGGPGGPDPTLATAVDTAAAALLSVWDAAREQTNGRLSSSQLRALMVVEQFDGINLRGLAGILGMLLSSASRLCDRLVAAGLLEREPGRADRREISLHLTTVGQKLLAEIRADRRERLAETLAGMSPAGRQALLRGLVEFDQAFRANVEPTERSA from the coding sequence ATGGCTGAATCCGGCGGTCCTGGCGGACCGGATCCGACCCTCGCCACCGCGGTGGACACCGCCGCGGCGGCGCTGTTGTCGGTCTGGGACGCGGCCCGGGAGCAGACGAACGGGCGCCTCTCCAGCTCCCAGTTGCGGGCGCTGATGGTGGTCGAGCAGTTCGACGGGATCAACCTCCGGGGCCTGGCCGGGATCCTCGGCATGCTGCTCTCCTCGGCGAGCCGGCTCTGCGACCGGCTCGTCGCGGCCGGGCTGCTGGAGCGGGAGCCGGGCCGGGCGGATCGCCGGGAGATCTCCCTGCACCTCACCACGGTCGGTCAGAAGCTGCTGGCCGAGATCCGCGCCGACCGCCGGGAGCGGCTGGCCGAGACGCTCGCCGGGATGAGCCCGGCCGGCCGGCAGGCGCTGCTGCGTGGGCTCGTCGAGTTCGACCAGGCGTTCCGGGCGAACGTGGAGCCGACCGAACGGTCGGCCTGA
- a CDS encoding LUD domain-containing protein, with protein MATSTSAREEILARIRAARPGGTVPVPRDYRTAPAGNQVAAAADAELLELLVDRLVDYRATVRRCAPQELPEALADLLGEVPTVVVPGQAPGEWLSTYLGRIRRDGDPEPLTVADLDAPGVAVVTGCAVAIAQTGTLLLDGGPDQGRRLLSLVPDHHLCVVHAAQVVGGVPEALARLADPTRPITLVSGPSATSDIELDRVEGVHGPRRLDVLVVTG; from the coding sequence ATGGCGACATCCACGTCGGCCCGGGAGGAGATCCTGGCCCGGATCCGCGCCGCCCGGCCCGGCGGGACCGTCCCGGTGCCCCGGGACTACCGCACCGCCCCGGCCGGCAACCAGGTGGCGGCAGCCGCCGACGCGGAGCTGCTCGAACTGCTGGTCGACCGCCTGGTCGACTACCGGGCCACGGTACGCCGCTGCGCGCCGCAGGAGCTGCCCGAGGCGCTGGCCGACCTGCTGGGCGAGGTGCCGACCGTGGTCGTACCCGGGCAGGCGCCGGGAGAGTGGCTCTCGACGTACCTCGGCCGGATCCGGCGGGACGGCGACCCGGAGCCGCTGACGGTGGCCGACCTCGACGCACCGGGCGTGGCCGTGGTCACCGGCTGCGCGGTGGCGATCGCGCAGACCGGCACGCTGCTGCTGGACGGCGGCCCGGACCAGGGGCGCCGGCTGCTCAGCCTGGTACCCGACCACCACCTCTGCGTGGTCCACGCCGCGCAGGTGGTCGGCGGGGTGCCGGAGGCGCTCGCCCGGCTCGCCGACCCGACCCGGCCGATCACCCTGGTCTCCGGGCCCTCGGCGACCAGCGACATCGAACTCGACCGGGTCGAGGGCGTGCACGGGCCACGCCGGCTGGACGTGCTGGTGGTCACCGGCTGA
- a CDS encoding (Fe-S)-binding protein, translating into MRIALFVTCVNDLVYPGTGRAVVRVLERLGHTVEFPVEQSCCGQMHANSGYRAEALPLVRGFVDTFGRYDAVVAPSGSCVAMVRESYPRLAAADPGLAAAVADLAPRVHELSELLVDVLGVTDVGAVFPHRVTYHPTCHGLRMLRLGDRPLRLLRAVRGLDLVPLPGAEECCGFGGTFAVKNADVSAAMLADKCAAVCDTGAAYVAAADNSCLAHIGGGLSRRDGTGTGGPRAIHYAEILASTGERA; encoded by the coding sequence ATGCGGATAGCTCTCTTCGTCACCTGCGTCAACGACCTGGTCTATCCGGGCACCGGCCGGGCCGTGGTACGCGTACTGGAGCGGCTCGGCCACACCGTCGAGTTCCCGGTCGAGCAGTCCTGCTGCGGGCAGATGCACGCCAACAGCGGCTACCGGGCCGAGGCGCTGCCCCTGGTGCGCGGCTTCGTCGACACCTTCGGCCGGTACGACGCCGTGGTGGCCCCGTCCGGCTCGTGCGTGGCGATGGTGCGGGAGTCGTACCCCCGGCTCGCCGCGGCGGACCCGGGCCTGGCGGCGGCGGTCGCCGACCTCGCGCCCCGGGTGCACGAACTCTCCGAGCTGCTGGTCGACGTGCTCGGGGTGACCGACGTCGGCGCCGTCTTCCCGCACCGGGTGACCTACCACCCGACCTGCCACGGCCTGCGGATGCTGCGGCTGGGCGACCGGCCGCTGCGGCTGCTGCGCGCGGTACGCGGGCTGGACCTGGTGCCGCTGCCCGGCGCCGAGGAGTGCTGCGGCTTCGGCGGCACCTTCGCGGTGAAGAACGCCGACGTCTCCGCCGCGATGCTGGCCGACAAGTGCGCGGCGGTCTGCGACACCGGGGCGGCGTACGTGGCGGCGGCCGACAACTCCTGCCTGGCGCACATCGGCGGCGGCCTGTCCCGGCGCGACGGCACCGGGACAGGCGGCCCGCGCGCCATCCACTACGCGGAGATCCTGGCGAGCACCGGGGAGCGGGCATGA
- a CDS encoding lactonase family protein yields the protein MSSGAEIVYIGCYTAQSGGRGTGIVAARRDARTGGLDPLGVVAGTPSPSFLARHPRLPVLYAVNELPEGTVSAWTIHPDGALTPLGVRSTGGAEPCHLAVDPGGEFLFVANYGSGSVAVLPLDPTGAPGDRTDLVRHDGAGPVPERQAGPHAHMVSPDPAGTGLLAVDLGTDTLYRYDRDPQGRLHATARYPTRPGTGPRHLARHPDGRRCYLAGELDASVTAYASDGTDRLVERGRVEASRRPGHVQPSEIAVGPDGRFLYLANRGVGTVSVFALDDALPRHLAEVPGGGDWPRHLALLGGHLYVAQERADAVLVFAVDPDSGIPAASPTEVAVPSPTCVLGAGSLILG from the coding sequence ATGTCGAGCGGTGCCGAGATCGTCTACATCGGCTGCTACACGGCGCAGAGCGGGGGACGGGGCACCGGCATCGTCGCCGCCCGCCGGGACGCCCGGACCGGCGGGCTCGACCCGCTCGGCGTGGTGGCCGGTACGCCGTCGCCGTCGTTCCTGGCCCGGCATCCCCGGCTACCCGTGCTCTACGCCGTCAACGAGCTGCCGGAGGGCACGGTCAGCGCCTGGACGATCCACCCCGACGGCGCGCTGACCCCGCTCGGGGTCCGCTCCACCGGCGGCGCCGAGCCCTGCCACCTCGCCGTCGACCCGGGCGGGGAGTTCCTCTTCGTGGCGAACTACGGCAGCGGCAGTGTCGCCGTACTCCCGCTCGACCCGACCGGGGCGCCCGGTGACCGGACCGACCTGGTCCGGCACGACGGCGCCGGGCCGGTACCGGAGCGCCAGGCCGGGCCGCACGCGCACATGGTCTCGCCCGACCCGGCCGGCACCGGCCTGCTCGCGGTCGACCTCGGCACCGACACGCTCTACCGGTACGACCGGGACCCGCAGGGGCGGCTGCACGCCACCGCCCGGTACCCGACCCGTCCCGGCACCGGTCCCCGGCACCTGGCCCGGCACCCGGACGGTCGGCGCTGCTACCTCGCCGGCGAGCTGGACGCCTCGGTCACCGCGTACGCCTCGGACGGCACCGACCGGCTGGTCGAGCGGGGGCGGGTCGAGGCCAGCCGGCGCCCGGGTCACGTCCAGCCCTCGGAGATCGCGGTCGGCCCGGACGGCCGGTTCCTCTACCTGGCCAACCGGGGTGTCGGCACGGTGAGCGTCTTCGCGCTCGACGACGCGCTGCCCCGGCACCTGGCGGAGGTCCCCGGCGGCGGGGACTGGCCCCGGCACCTGGCGCTGCTCGGCGGGCACCTCTACGTTGCGCAGGAGCGGGCCGACGCGGTGCTGGTCTTCGCGGTGGACCCCGACTCCGGGATTCCGGCCGCCTCGCCCACCGAGGTGGCGGTGCCGAGTCCGACGTGCGTACTCGGGGCCGGGTCCTTAATTCTTGGATAA
- a CDS encoding lactate utilization protein B, with product MSTGTGNIVTPLPFPTAARRELADGQLRANLRRATHTIRDKRLRVVGEVPDWEALRRAGAAIKDDVLARLPELLEQFEAAATAAGATVHWARDSAEACALVTELVRRTGSTEVVKIKSMATQEIGLNEALDEAGIAAVETDLAELIVQLADDTPSHILVPAIHYNRRQIRDIFASRMPGVDLDTLTDDPPALAEAARRHLRAKFLSAKVAISGANFAIAETGTLAVVESEGNGRMCLTLPETLISVVGVEKLLPTFRDLEVFLQLLPRSSTGERMNPYTSLWTGVTPGDGPQTMHVVLVDNGRTATLADPVGRQALRCIRCSACLNVCPVYERVGGHAYGSVYPGPIGAILSPQMTGPEAGANRTLPYASTLCGACFDACPVRIDIPEVLVHLRQVGVDARRGRPSAERTAMRALAWTMRDRRRYAAALRAARRGAAPLRLAAGRRGQVRRLPWPLSAWTASRDAPLPASQTFRDWWAGRDRTSEQEDR from the coding sequence ATGAGCACGGGTACCGGGAACATCGTCACGCCGCTGCCGTTTCCGACGGCGGCCCGGCGCGAACTGGCGGACGGACAGCTCCGGGCCAACCTGCGCCGGGCCACCCACACGATCCGGGACAAGCGGCTGCGGGTGGTCGGCGAGGTGCCGGACTGGGAGGCGCTGCGCCGGGCCGGCGCGGCGATCAAGGACGACGTACTGGCCCGCTTGCCGGAGCTGCTCGAACAGTTCGAGGCCGCCGCCACCGCCGCCGGGGCGACCGTGCACTGGGCCCGGGACTCGGCCGAGGCGTGTGCCCTGGTCACCGAGCTGGTGCGGCGGACCGGCAGCACCGAGGTGGTCAAGATCAAGTCGATGGCCACCCAGGAGATCGGCCTCAACGAGGCGCTCGACGAGGCCGGCATCGCGGCGGTCGAGACCGACCTCGCCGAACTGATCGTGCAGCTCGCCGACGACACCCCGTCACACATCCTGGTACCGGCGATCCACTACAACCGCCGGCAGATCCGGGACATCTTCGCCAGCCGGATGCCCGGGGTCGACCTCGACACGCTCACCGACGACCCGCCCGCACTCGCCGAGGCGGCCCGCCGACACCTGAGGGCCAAGTTCCTCAGTGCGAAGGTGGCGATCTCCGGCGCCAACTTCGCGATCGCCGAGACCGGCACGCTGGCCGTGGTGGAGTCCGAGGGGAACGGCCGGATGTGCCTGACCCTCCCCGAGACGCTGATCTCCGTGGTGGGGGTGGAGAAGCTGCTGCCGACCTTCCGCGACCTGGAGGTCTTCCTGCAACTGCTGCCCCGCTCCTCGACCGGCGAGCGGATGAACCCGTACACCTCGCTCTGGACCGGGGTCACCCCCGGGGACGGGCCGCAGACCATGCACGTCGTGCTGGTCGACAACGGGCGTACCGCGACCCTGGCCGATCCGGTGGGCCGGCAGGCGCTGCGCTGCATCCGCTGCTCCGCCTGCCTGAACGTCTGCCCGGTCTACGAGCGGGTCGGCGGGCACGCGTACGGGTCGGTCTACCCGGGCCCGATCGGCGCCATCCTCTCCCCGCAGATGACCGGCCCGGAGGCGGGCGCGAACCGCACCCTGCCGTACGCCTCGACGCTCTGCGGCGCCTGCTTCGACGCCTGCCCGGTCCGGATCGACATCCCCGAGGTGCTGGTGCACCTGCGGCAGGTTGGCGTGGACGCCCGCCGGGGCCGACCCTCGGCGGAACGTACCGCGATGCGGGCGCTGGCCTGGACGATGCGGGACCGCCGCCGGTACGCCGCCGCGCTCCGGGCCGCCCGGCGCGGCGCGGCCCCGCTGCGGCTGGCCGCCGGACGACGCGGACAGGTACGCCGGCTGCCGTGGCCACTGTCGGCCTGGACCGCCAGCCGGGACGCCCCGCTGCCGGCCAGCCAGACCTTCCGGGACTGGTGGGCCGGGCGGGACCGCACGAGCGAGCAGGAGGACCGGTGA
- a CDS encoding sugar transferase, whose product MTSATLLSPTTMPPEPTSGASASSSRTRQRGYIRALLALDTVILVLAVIGGYFARFGGDEPRGSDIPYVIVGPALVVAWLVSLKALRCYDHRVLGYGADEYRRVTSASLRLAGGVAIAGYLADVGVSRGFLGISFAVGTVGLVIARFAARKRLHWSRSRGAGWSRRVLAVGDTAHVLELVHTLRREPYAGYQVVGACIPDALLAPVPQRLGDVPVLGSFRAIVDAAAAINADTVAVTASNELTATRLRRLGWQLEGTGVDLVLAPALTDVAGPRIHTQPVAGLPLIHVEAPEFRGARKVVKAFVDRALAATALAVALPLLAVIALAIKLDSRGPVIFRQIRVGQGGREFGVYKFRTMVVNADALLAELATKNETDGLMFKMRVDPRVTRVGRILRKWSLDELPQLANVLFGHMSLVGPRPPLPSEVARYDGDVARRLLVKPGMTGLWQISGRSDLSWEDGIRLDLYYVENWSLAADLTILWKTFGAVVRTRGAY is encoded by the coding sequence GTGACGTCGGCGACACTGCTGAGCCCCACCACGATGCCTCCGGAGCCCACCTCGGGGGCATCCGCCTCGTCATCCCGGACACGTCAGCGCGGCTACATCCGCGCGCTGCTGGCCCTCGACACCGTCATCCTGGTGCTCGCGGTGATCGGTGGCTACTTCGCCCGGTTCGGCGGCGACGAGCCGCGCGGCTCCGACATCCCGTACGTGATCGTCGGGCCGGCCCTGGTGGTCGCCTGGCTGGTCTCGCTCAAGGCGCTGCGCTGCTACGACCACCGGGTGCTCGGCTACGGCGCCGACGAGTACCGCCGGGTCACCTCGGCCAGCCTGCGGCTCGCCGGGGGAGTCGCGATCGCCGGCTACCTCGCCGACGTCGGGGTCTCCCGGGGATTCCTCGGCATCTCGTTCGCGGTCGGCACCGTCGGGCTGGTGATCGCCCGGTTCGCCGCCCGGAAACGACTGCACTGGTCCCGGTCCCGGGGGGCCGGCTGGTCCCGGCGGGTGCTGGCGGTCGGCGACACCGCACACGTACTCGAACTGGTGCACACGCTGCGCCGCGAGCCGTACGCCGGCTACCAGGTGGTCGGCGCCTGCATCCCGGACGCGCTGCTCGCGCCGGTGCCGCAGCGCCTCGGCGACGTGCCGGTGCTCGGCTCGTTCCGGGCGATCGTCGACGCCGCCGCGGCGATCAACGCCGACACGGTCGCGGTGACCGCCTCCAACGAGCTGACCGCCACCCGGCTGCGCCGGCTCGGCTGGCAGTTGGAGGGCACCGGCGTGGACCTGGTGCTGGCCCCGGCGCTGACCGACGTCGCCGGGCCGCGGATCCACACCCAGCCGGTCGCCGGGCTGCCGCTCATCCACGTCGAGGCGCCGGAGTTCCGGGGCGCCCGGAAGGTCGTCAAGGCCTTCGTGGACCGGGCACTGGCCGCCACGGCGCTCGCGGTCGCCCTGCCGCTGCTCGCCGTCATCGCCCTCGCCATCAAGCTGGACAGCCGGGGGCCGGTGATCTTCCGGCAGATCCGGGTCGGCCAGGGCGGCCGGGAGTTCGGGGTGTACAAGTTCCGAACCATGGTGGTGAACGCGGACGCGCTCCTGGCCGAGCTGGCCACCAAGAACGAGACCGACGGCCTGATGTTCAAGATGCGGGTCGACCCCCGGGTCACCCGGGTCGGCCGGATCCTGCGCAAGTGGTCCCTCGACGAGCTGCCGCAGCTCGCGAACGTGCTGTTCGGGCACATGAGCCTGGTCGGGCCGCGCCCGCCGCTGCCGTCCGAGGTGGCCCGCTACGACGGTGACGTCGCCCGCCGGCTGCTGGTGAAGCCGGGCATGACCGGCCTCTGGCAGATCAGCGGCCGCTCCGACCTGAGCTGGGAGGACGGCATCCGGCTGGACCTCTACTACGTGGAGAACTGGTCGCTCGCCGCCGACCTGACCATCCTGTGGAAGACCTTCGGGGCGGTGGTCCGGACCCGGGGCGCCTACTGA
- a CDS encoding PP2C family protein-serine/threonine phosphatase, producing the protein MTGRLAEIRRTLAEAPADLVIERLGAELNRAYGTTETELLQVDYRLAALVPLHGGDPVVGAATPAWRCFDHQTPVLENGTLHLPVTMRGDRLGVLRLTPAPEDPQRHDELAQVATGLAHELVTVRPGTDKYVVGARTRRLTLAAEMQWELLPGRSRIRPSFSLAGQLEPAYAVRGDSFDWADDGQRLWLSTMNGMGEGVSASMLTCLGTNALRNARRAGLELADQAALADQAIYAYHQGIQHLSALLLELDLRTGAVTAVDAGSPRLLVLREGEVLDQPLDDQFPLGMFDGTIYQSQRFQLTPGDRLFVVSDGVLDATSRSGRYGDTALYRSVRRTRSMAPLEAVRSLLGDLRAYVGSDLVDDAVVVCLDWYGG; encoded by the coding sequence ATGACCGGCAGGTTGGCCGAGATCCGCCGTACCCTGGCCGAGGCTCCGGCGGACCTCGTCATCGAGCGGCTCGGCGCCGAGCTGAACCGGGCGTACGGGACGACGGAGACGGAACTGCTCCAGGTCGACTACCGGCTCGCCGCCCTGGTGCCGCTGCACGGTGGCGACCCGGTGGTCGGGGCCGCCACCCCGGCCTGGCGGTGCTTCGACCACCAGACCCCGGTGCTGGAGAACGGGACGCTCCATCTCCCGGTCACGATGCGCGGCGACCGGCTCGGCGTACTCCGGCTCACCCCGGCACCGGAGGATCCGCAGCGGCACGACGAGTTGGCGCAGGTGGCGACCGGGCTGGCGCACGAGCTGGTCACGGTACGGCCCGGCACCGACAAGTACGTGGTCGGCGCCCGGACCCGCCGGCTCACCCTCGCCGCCGAGATGCAGTGGGAGCTGCTGCCCGGCCGGAGCCGGATCCGTCCCTCGTTCAGCCTCGCCGGCCAACTCGAACCGGCGTACGCGGTGCGCGGCGACAGCTTCGACTGGGCCGACGACGGCCAGCGGCTCTGGCTCTCCACGATGAACGGGATGGGCGAGGGAGTCAGCGCCTCGATGCTCACCTGCCTCGGCACCAACGCGCTGCGCAACGCCCGTCGGGCCGGCCTCGAACTCGCCGACCAGGCCGCCCTGGCCGACCAGGCGATCTACGCCTACCACCAGGGCATCCAGCACCTCTCCGCGCTCCTGCTGGAGCTGGACCTGCGCACCGGGGCGGTGACCGCGGTGGATGCCGGCTCGCCCCGGCTGCTGGTGCTGCGCGAGGGCGAGGTGCTCGACCAGCCGCTGGACGACCAGTTCCCGCTCGGCATGTTCGACGGCACCATCTACCAGTCCCAGCGTTTCCAGTTGACGCCCGGTGACCGGCTCTTCGTGGTCAGCGACGGCGTCCTCGACGCGACCTCCCGCTCCGGCCGGTACGGCGACACCGCGCTCTACCGGTCCGTGCGGCGGACCAGGTCGATGGCACCGCTGGAGGCGGTACGGTCGCTCCTCGGCGACCTGCGGGCGTACGTCGGCAGCGATCTGGTGGACGACGCCGTGGTGGTCTGCCTGGACTGGTACGGCGGCTGA
- a CDS encoding substrate-binding domain-containing protein — protein MALVLVAVGGWYGYQQWASSDCSGELTLTVAAAPEIAPAIEKTAADLSTDEVEVDGLCVAVQVTASESVDVAAAVAGQHGVSLSEVGQPGGSTTLPNVWLPDSSTWLLRLRQQAPAFAPQNNASVARSPVVVAMPEPLATTVGWPEKKLGWKDLLGRITSGPQLKTGLVEPSRDAAGLSGLLSLATAAQSGGGAQAQQKTTAALRALATGASAVREELIARFPQATDQTSIARGLGAAALSEEDVIEFNAKKPPVPLAALYLEPAPISLDYPYAVMPGTEPAKAAAAEKLFAALDSGAFRQQLAGQGLRAPDGTWADGFAPPRGAPSPAGTQPAPTTPAPNPGGTAGGGDGATIERVLSSWAVATQSGRMLAIIDISGSMAEKVPTANNATRMQVTLEAAKRGLALFDDSWALGLWVFSTELNGSRDYRSLVPIGPMSAQREQLESKLAGITPKRLGNTGLFDTILAGYKAVQEDWQPGRVNSVVMLTDGKNEDEDGVSQSQLLAELKRINDPDRPVQVIIIGIGAEVSKAELDSIPKVTGGAAFVTEDPAKIGDIFLQAIAARKESAPR, from the coding sequence ATGGCGCTCGTCCTCGTCGCGGTGGGAGGGTGGTATGGCTATCAGCAGTGGGCGAGTTCCGACTGCTCCGGAGAGCTGACCCTCACCGTCGCCGCGGCGCCGGAGATCGCTCCGGCCATCGAGAAGACCGCCGCCGACCTGAGCACCGACGAGGTCGAGGTCGACGGTCTCTGCGTCGCCGTCCAGGTCACCGCCAGCGAGTCCGTGGACGTGGCTGCTGCCGTCGCCGGGCAGCACGGCGTGTCGCTCTCCGAGGTCGGACAACCCGGCGGCAGCACCACACTGCCCAACGTCTGGCTTCCCGACTCCTCCACCTGGCTGCTGCGGCTGCGTCAGCAGGCACCCGCGTTCGCGCCGCAGAACAACGCCTCGGTGGCGCGCAGCCCCGTGGTGGTGGCCATGCCGGAGCCGCTGGCCACCACCGTCGGCTGGCCGGAGAAGAAGCTCGGCTGGAAGGACCTGCTCGGCAGGATCACCAGCGGACCGCAGCTCAAGACCGGCCTCGTCGAGCCGAGCCGGGACGCGGCCGGACTCTCCGGGCTGCTCTCGCTGGCCACCGCCGCCCAGTCCGGCGGCGGGGCGCAGGCCCAGCAGAAGACCACGGCCGCCCTGCGCGCCCTGGCCACCGGCGCCTCGGCGGTCCGCGAGGAGCTGATCGCCCGGTTCCCCCAGGCGACCGACCAGACGTCGATCGCCCGGGGACTGGGTGCCGCGGCACTCTCCGAAGAGGACGTCATCGAGTTCAACGCCAAGAAGCCGCCGGTTCCGCTCGCCGCCCTCTATCTGGAGCCCGCACCGATCTCGCTCGACTACCCGTACGCGGTGATGCCCGGCACCGAACCGGCCAAGGCGGCGGCCGCCGAGAAGCTCTTCGCCGCGCTCGACAGCGGAGCCTTCCGCCAGCAGTTGGCCGGGCAGGGGCTCCGGGCGCCGGACGGCACCTGGGCCGACGGCTTCGCGCCGCCCCGGGGCGCGCCGAGCCCCGCCGGCACCCAGCCGGCGCCGACCACCCCGGCACCCAACCCCGGCGGCACGGCCGGCGGCGGCGACGGCGCGACCATCGAGCGGGTGCTTTCGAGCTGGGCCGTCGCCACCCAGTCCGGTCGGATGCTGGCGATCATCGACATCTCCGGCTCGATGGCCGAGAAGGTGCCGACCGCCAACAACGCCACCCGGATGCAGGTGACCCTGGAGGCGGCCAAGCGCGGCCTGGCGCTCTTCGACGACTCCTGGGCACTCGGCCTCTGGGTCTTCTCCACCGAGTTGAACGGCTCCCGCGACTACCGTTCGCTGGTGCCGATCGGCCCGATGTCCGCCCAGCGGGAGCAGTTGGAGAGCAAGCTCGCCGGGATCACCCCCAAGCGGCTCGGCAACACCGGCCTCTTCGACACGATCCTCGCCGGCTACAAGGCGGTGCAGGAGGACTGGCAACCCGGCCGGGTCAACTCGGTGGTGATGCTCACCGACGGGAAGAACGAGGACGAGGACGGGGTCAGCCAGTCGCAACTGCTCGCCGAGCTGAAGCGGATCAACGACCCGGACCGCCCGGTCCAGGTGATCATCATCGGCATCGGGGCCGAGGTCAGCAAGGCCGAACTGGACTCGATCCCCAAGGTGACCGGCGGGGCCGCCTTCGTCACCGAGGACCCGGCCAAGATCGGCGACATCTTCCTTCAGGCGATCGCCGCCCGCAAGGAGTCCGCTCCGCGCTGA